The DNA segment TGTAATGAAGTTTATTGCCCCAGTTACAATATCTGTTCACTTGTCAATTACACGATTCTTAACTCTGGACTATTGTGTTCCTTCATGCCATCTCCCACTGTTGAAGGTCTGCGTCACTTCCCTATTCATGCTAGGCCTACATGAAAGCACTGAAGCTCTGTTACTGTAGTGGAAGACAAACCAGTGGGAGCTGAATATTTTTAATTGGGGTTTGGACATTAATGATTCAGTTGCTCTTTTATTTTGGCTACAGCACCAAAATGAGCTTTGCAAAGGGGGTGAGCAGTGAAGAGATTAAGAAAGGTAGCATCCTGCTGATCCGTAAGCTGTACCTCTTAATGCAGAACCTCGGGCCCCTTCCCAATGACATTATCCTCACCATGAAACTCTTCTACTACAGTGATGGTAAGTGGAAAACAGTCTGCCCCGTCGAGCTGATTTCCCCTCCTGTTAGCTCCCATGAGCAACGCATGCCACCGTAAAAGGGAACAAAGGCTAGAAAGGTGAAATCTGGACCCAGAAAGCTGTTGTGATGAGACAGCATGCAAAACAGAATAGTGCCATTCAGTGCATAAAAATGTGGCACCTGCTTTTTAAGGAAATAGTCACAAACGGTGTAAGAAATACAGCTGGGCAATGGAAAAGGGACACATCCTTTCCCTTTACCTCAGTATGAGGAGCAAAAATACTTCTGGTATTTCTCCAGAAAGTGAGTGTATAAATGGCAACACAGAGGCCCAAGTTTATTATCTCTGAGTGACTCTGGATCAGATGTGCTCTGTTAATAGACTTTGAAGCCAGAAAGGACtgttatgataatctagtctgacatctTGCATAATAGATCATAGGACAGAATTTTTATCACTTCTGTAAGAGATTAGCCAGGATTTGAATTTGCATACAAAGCAGGAGGTTTCCACTAGACCACCAAGCCACTGCAAGTTTACGcataaaaagatattttttcctcCTAGGTGCCAGCCCCGCAAACTTCGATCTGACATTAAActggtctctttctttcttgtgtaTCTTCACTAATAATAAAGATTCTGTAGAGCAAATGCTGCCCAGTTGCACCTCTTCAACCTCACTGCCTTCAGCTGGGTTAGATGATGTAAATGAGGGGAGAATATGAAGATAGTGGGGTTACCCACGTATATCTGGGCAACAGGGGGCTGCAGAAAGACTTGTGGAGGCTTCTCTCGCCATTGGGCTGCAGAAGCTTTGATGTCCTGGGGACGATGTTTCCTTTGCACTTCACACCCCAATTGAATCTATCCAGAGCCGCGTCTAATTACTTGGGCTAGGTTCTGGATTTGTCCATTATTGCAGATTAAAGTGGCTTAGAATTTAGTCTCTCTATCAACCGAGGACCCTCTTTCCTGCGCAGTAACTCCTGATGATTACCAGCCCCCTGGCTTTAAGGAAGACAGCAGCCCAGATAACCTGTTGTTTGATGGAGATCCTGTCAACCTGAAAGTTGGGTCCATATCCACTGGGTTTCATATCCTGAAAGTAAGAGTGACAACTGAGAGCAGGAGGATGAGGACATTGGGAAGCAGCCTGATGCAGGAGAACGGCCCTACTGAGATCTCCCATCAAGGGCTGGATTGTGACGAAGAAGAAGAGGGTATTACCAAGGTAAGGAAATGGCTCCAAGTCACCAGCAGTTACTATGGGGAGTGGGCTCTGCCTTTATAGTCTCCCCTGAAAAGAGAGACGTTTTCTAAGAATTCCAGCTTTAACCTGTTCTTGCTTAGCAGTATTCTGAGGTATGGCAGCAGTGCTGTAGTGCCATGAGCAGGGTGCTAGACGTCAGTAGACCTAACGTTTTTTTCCCAACATTGCACTGACTCACCGGGCAAGTCACATCCTCTCTCTGTATCTCATTTGCCCCATCTGCAAAACGAGGCT comes from the Chelonia mydas isolate rCheMyd1 chromosome 15, rCheMyd1.pri.v2, whole genome shotgun sequence genome and includes:
- the LOC119563799 gene encoding HORMA domain-containing protein 2-like, with the protein product FYQRERCIHCTFLKQIYTNPKEPQRVTELYQFKFKYTKDGPQMDILSTKMSFAKGVSSEEIKKGSILLIRKLYLLMQNLGPLPNDIILTMKLFYYSDVTPDDYQPPGFKEDSSPDNLLFDGDPVNLKVGSISTGFHILKVRVTTESRRMRTLGSSLMQENGPTEISHQGLDCDEEEEGITKESHGDLVTRMTASACHNQISAVKLSTH